The proteins below are encoded in one region of Pomacea canaliculata isolate SZHN2017 linkage group LG7, ASM307304v1, whole genome shotgun sequence:
- the LOC112569362 gene encoding uncharacterized protein LOC112569362: MKTFIFCLLLAAVYGENSNSEDFFSIMDHDGDGALEQYELHADFYKKDINGDGYISLSEFIKSFASSESLEFNMGAFIYYDKLDGNEDGVIDQSAFPFVMKMMDSDGDGEISREENERNIQKIWNGVAKESKSVLNP; this comes from the exons ATGaagacttttatcttttgtcttcttcttgcgGCTGTTTATGG GGAGAACTCCAACAGCGAAGATTTCTTCAGCATTATGGACCATGACGGTGATGGCGCTCTTGAGCAGTACGAATTACATGCTGATTTctacaaaaaagacatcaaCG GCGATGGATATATCAGTCTTTCGGAGTTCATAAAAAGTTTTGCTAGTTCGGAGTCACTGGAATTTAACATGGGGGCCTTTATCTACTACGACAAGCTGGACGGCAATGAGGACGGCGTCATCGATCAATCAGCTTTTCCTTTCGTTATGAAGATGATGGACTCTGACG GTGACGGGGAAATTTCACGcgaagaaaacgaaagaaatattcaaaaa ATTTGGAATGGTGTTGCCAAAGAAAGCAAGTCCGTACTCAATCCATAA
- the LOC112569309 gene encoding deleted in malignant brain tumors 1 protein-like isoform X3, which translates to MNSCGHCACFMCAVLITGIIGQSQRLVDGTSRYNGRVEIFYNKTWNTVCNDRMDKKEAQVICKMLGFNSSRALVVRTEMYKEGSGPILLDEVQCQGSETSLTQCQHDGFYKHDCYHYEDLAIICSRQPERLHLATLDRGRVQILLEGEWYTVCIPDVHIARVLCRQLGQPSAAAVPLKTISSGPYVGTKLMSGLKCNGQENSIIDCDQTTFNNEEWRSKICTSDSDYSGVLCVDSPPLFILVNEGRYPVMERTNVTLTCMSELWPNVANYTWPETAGAVAIENDLIIENVKRTHNGEQVQCLAVSSDGVILSSDTFTLQVYYYPIITIQMSSTRSAIVFAHIYQVRKGQNTTFSCDAVSNPLPASITWSGRVNSTTGQLRIIAAEAGRHNGVYTCTVVTKTVDDDERLPLKASRRLIIDVKDTGAN; encoded by the exons ATGAATTCCTGTGGACATTGTGCCTGCTTTATGTGCGCAGTCCTTATTACAGGCATAA TTGGACAGAGTCAACGTTTAGTAGACGGCACGTCAAGGTATAATGGCCGTGTAGAGATTTTCTACAATAAAACATGGAACACTGTGTGCAATGATCGCATGGACAAGAAAGAGGCGCAAGTCATCTGTAAAATGCTGGGATTTAACAG CTCTCGTGCCCTGGTTGTGCGGACAGAGATGTACAAAGAGGGTTCAGGTCCCATTCTGCTGGATGAGGTCCAGTGTCAGGGCTCAGAGACCAGCCTGACACAATGTCAACACGATGGATTCTACAAACACGACTGCTATCACTACGAGGACCTGGCGATCATTTGCAGCAGGC AACCAGAACGTTTGCATTTGGCGACACTTGACAGGGGTCGTGTGCAAATACTGTTAGAGGGTGAGTGGTACACCGTGTGCATCCCTGACGTCCACATCGCTAGAGTCCTGTGCAGACAACTCGGTCAACCATC aGCAGCAGCAGTACCTTTAAAAACGATTTCATCAGGACCATATGTGGGCACAAAGCTAATGTCCGGCCTTAAATGCAATGGTCAAGAAAACAGCATCATCGACTGTGACCAGACAACATTCAACAATGAAGAGTGGAGAAGCAAGATTTGCACTTCGGATTCAGATTATTCTGGTGTTCTTTGCGTTGACT CCCCTCCTCTTTTCATCCTAGTGAACGAAGGCAGATACCCTGTGATGGAAAGAACAAATGTTACTCTCACGTGTATGAGCGAACTCTGGCCTAATGTAGCTAATTACACTTGGCCAGAGACTGCAGGTGCTGTTGCCATAGAAAATGATCTGATTATCGAGAATGTGAAGAGAACACATAATGGGGAGCAAGTACAATGTTTGGCTGTCTCCAGTGATGGTGTAATTCTATCTAGTGATACCTTCACACTGCAGGTTTATT ATTACCCCATTATTACGATTCAGATGTCGTCGACTAGGTCTGCAATCGTCTTCGCACATATCTACCAAGTCAGGAAGGGTCAAAATACTACATTTTCATGTGATGCTGTGAGCAACCCTCTCCCTGCTTCTATCACGTGGTCTGGAAGAGTGAACAGTACCACTGGTCAATTGAGGATCATAGCAGCTGAGGCAGGTAGACATAATGGTGTTTACACCTGCACCGTAGTAACTAaaacagttgatgatgatgagcgtCTCCCACTGAAAGCATCACGTCGACTGATCATCGATGTTAAAG
- the LOC112569309 gene encoding deleted in malignant brain tumors 1 protein-like isoform X2, with the protein MNSCGHCACFMCAVLITGIIGQSQRLVDGTSRYNGRVEIFYNKTWNTVCNDRMDKKEAQVICKMLGFNSSRALVVRTEMYKEGSGPILLDEVQCQGSETSLTQCQHDGFYKHDCYHYEDLAIICSRQPERLHLATLDRGRVQILLEGEWYTVCIPDVHIARVLCRQLGQPSAAAVPLKTISSGPYVGTKLMSGLKCNGQENSIIDCDQTTFNNEEWRSKICTSDSDYSGVLCVDSPPLFILVNEGRYPVMERTNVTLTCMSELWPNVANYTWPETAGAVAIENDLIIENVKRTHNGEQVQCLAVSSDGVILSSDTFTLQVYYYPIITIQMSSTRSAIVFAHIYQVRKGQNTTFSCDAVSNPLPASITWSGRVNSTTGQLRIIAAEAGRHNGVYTCTVVTKTVDDDERLPLKASRRLIIDVKDNWTKANTDLSHFTKTCRDTFPW; encoded by the exons ATGAATTCCTGTGGACATTGTGCCTGCTTTATGTGCGCAGTCCTTATTACAGGCATAA TTGGACAGAGTCAACGTTTAGTAGACGGCACGTCAAGGTATAATGGCCGTGTAGAGATTTTCTACAATAAAACATGGAACACTGTGTGCAATGATCGCATGGACAAGAAAGAGGCGCAAGTCATCTGTAAAATGCTGGGATTTAACAG CTCTCGTGCCCTGGTTGTGCGGACAGAGATGTACAAAGAGGGTTCAGGTCCCATTCTGCTGGATGAGGTCCAGTGTCAGGGCTCAGAGACCAGCCTGACACAATGTCAACACGATGGATTCTACAAACACGACTGCTATCACTACGAGGACCTGGCGATCATTTGCAGCAGGC AACCAGAACGTTTGCATTTGGCGACACTTGACAGGGGTCGTGTGCAAATACTGTTAGAGGGTGAGTGGTACACCGTGTGCATCCCTGACGTCCACATCGCTAGAGTCCTGTGCAGACAACTCGGTCAACCATC aGCAGCAGCAGTACCTTTAAAAACGATTTCATCAGGACCATATGTGGGCACAAAGCTAATGTCCGGCCTTAAATGCAATGGTCAAGAAAACAGCATCATCGACTGTGACCAGACAACATTCAACAATGAAGAGTGGAGAAGCAAGATTTGCACTTCGGATTCAGATTATTCTGGTGTTCTTTGCGTTGACT CCCCTCCTCTTTTCATCCTAGTGAACGAAGGCAGATACCCTGTGATGGAAAGAACAAATGTTACTCTCACGTGTATGAGCGAACTCTGGCCTAATGTAGCTAATTACACTTGGCCAGAGACTGCAGGTGCTGTTGCCATAGAAAATGATCTGATTATCGAGAATGTGAAGAGAACACATAATGGGGAGCAAGTACAATGTTTGGCTGTCTCCAGTGATGGTGTAATTCTATCTAGTGATACCTTCACACTGCAGGTTTATT ATTACCCCATTATTACGATTCAGATGTCGTCGACTAGGTCTGCAATCGTCTTCGCACATATCTACCAAGTCAGGAAGGGTCAAAATACTACATTTTCATGTGATGCTGTGAGCAACCCTCTCCCTGCTTCTATCACGTGGTCTGGAAGAGTGAACAGTACCACTGGTCAATTGAGGATCATAGCAGCTGAGGCAGGTAGACATAATGGTGTTTACACCTGCACCGTAGTAACTAaaacagttgatgatgatgagcgtCTCCCACTGAAAGCATCACGTCGACTGATCATCGATGTTAAAG
- the LOC112569309 gene encoding deleted in malignant brain tumors 1 protein-like isoform X1, whose amino-acid sequence MNSCGHCACFMCAVLITGIIGQSQRLVDGTSRYNGRVEIFYNKTWNTVCNDRMDKKEAQVICKMLGFNSSRALVVRTEMYKEGSGPILLDEVQCQGSETSLTQCQHDGFYKHDCYHYEDLAIICSRQPERLHLATLDRGRVQILLEGEWYTVCIPDVHIARVLCRQLGQPSAAAVPLKTISSGPYVGTKLMSGLKCNGQENSIIDCDQTTFNNEEWRSKICTSDSDYSGVLCVDSPPLFILVNEGRYPVMERTNVTLTCMSELWPNVANYTWPETAGAVAIENDLIIENVKRTHNGEQVQCLAVSSDGVILSSDTFTLQVYYYPIITIQMSSTRSAIVFAHIYQVRKGQNTTFSCDAVSNPLPASITWSGRVNSTTGQLRIIAAEAGRHNGVYTCTVVTKTVDDDERLPLKASRRLIIDVKGMLNNLPSLLTLLVILLTSIFVFTVTDFKSD is encoded by the exons ATGAATTCCTGTGGACATTGTGCCTGCTTTATGTGCGCAGTCCTTATTACAGGCATAA TTGGACAGAGTCAACGTTTAGTAGACGGCACGTCAAGGTATAATGGCCGTGTAGAGATTTTCTACAATAAAACATGGAACACTGTGTGCAATGATCGCATGGACAAGAAAGAGGCGCAAGTCATCTGTAAAATGCTGGGATTTAACAG CTCTCGTGCCCTGGTTGTGCGGACAGAGATGTACAAAGAGGGTTCAGGTCCCATTCTGCTGGATGAGGTCCAGTGTCAGGGCTCAGAGACCAGCCTGACACAATGTCAACACGATGGATTCTACAAACACGACTGCTATCACTACGAGGACCTGGCGATCATTTGCAGCAGGC AACCAGAACGTTTGCATTTGGCGACACTTGACAGGGGTCGTGTGCAAATACTGTTAGAGGGTGAGTGGTACACCGTGTGCATCCCTGACGTCCACATCGCTAGAGTCCTGTGCAGACAACTCGGTCAACCATC aGCAGCAGCAGTACCTTTAAAAACGATTTCATCAGGACCATATGTGGGCACAAAGCTAATGTCCGGCCTTAAATGCAATGGTCAAGAAAACAGCATCATCGACTGTGACCAGACAACATTCAACAATGAAGAGTGGAGAAGCAAGATTTGCACTTCGGATTCAGATTATTCTGGTGTTCTTTGCGTTGACT CCCCTCCTCTTTTCATCCTAGTGAACGAAGGCAGATACCCTGTGATGGAAAGAACAAATGTTACTCTCACGTGTATGAGCGAACTCTGGCCTAATGTAGCTAATTACACTTGGCCAGAGACTGCAGGTGCTGTTGCCATAGAAAATGATCTGATTATCGAGAATGTGAAGAGAACACATAATGGGGAGCAAGTACAATGTTTGGCTGTCTCCAGTGATGGTGTAATTCTATCTAGTGATACCTTCACACTGCAGGTTTATT ATTACCCCATTATTACGATTCAGATGTCGTCGACTAGGTCTGCAATCGTCTTCGCACATATCTACCAAGTCAGGAAGGGTCAAAATACTACATTTTCATGTGATGCTGTGAGCAACCCTCTCCCTGCTTCTATCACGTGGTCTGGAAGAGTGAACAGTACCACTGGTCAATTGAGGATCATAGCAGCTGAGGCAGGTAGACATAATGGTGTTTACACCTGCACCGTAGTAACTAaaacagttgatgatgatgagcgtCTCCCACTGAAAGCATCACGTCGACTGATCATCGATGTTAAAGGTATGCTTAATAATTTACCGAGCCTTTTAACACTGTTGGTTATATTGCTAACATCCATATTTGTCTTTACTGTAACAGATTTTAAGAGCGATTAA